The following coding sequences are from one Musa acuminata AAA Group cultivar baxijiao chromosome BXJ1-6, Cavendish_Baxijiao_AAA, whole genome shotgun sequence window:
- the LOC135676549 gene encoding ALA-interacting subunit 1-like: MNNVNGSVVGSSSGSGDGSAPRRNSKRPKYSRFTQQELPACKPILTPKWVISVFTLIGVVFVPIGVASLMASNDVVEIVDRYDNVCVPLNMTNDKVAYIQNNETDKSCTRTLEVPKHMSQPIYVYYQLDNFYQNHRRYVKSRNDAQLRKKSQENETSGCDPEKRTKDGAPIVPCGLIAWSLFNDTYIFAIGNKNLTVNKKGISWKSDRDHKFGKDVLPKNFQSGPLIGGGTLDATKPLSEQEDLIVWMRTAALPTFRKLYGKIEQDLNAGDVITVTLENNYNTYSFSGKKKLVLSTSSWLGGKNDFLGIAYLAVGGLCFFLAVAFTIVYLVKPRKLGDPSYLSWNRNPAGH; this comes from the exons ATGAACAACGTCAACGGTTCCGTGGTCGGTTCCAGCTCCGGATCTGGGGATGGATCAGCTCCCAGGAGGAACTCCAAGCGGCCTAAGT ATTCAAGGTTTACGCAGCAGGAGCTCCCAGCATGCAAACCTATTCTTACTCCAAAATGG GTGATATCTGTATTCACTCTCATCGGTGTCGTATTTGTTCCGATTGGCGTTGCATCACTAATGGCCTCCAATGAT GTTGTCGAGATTGTGGACCGATATGATAATGTCTGCGTGCCTCTGAACATGACTAATGACAAGGTTGCGTATATTCAGAATAATGAAACAGACAAATCCTGCACAAGAACGCTTGAG GTGCCCAAACACATGAGTCAGCCTATTTACGTGTACTATCAACTTGATAACTTCTACCAGAACCATAGGAG GTACGTGAAGAGCCGAAATGATGCACAATTGAGAAAGAAGAGTCAGGAAAATGAAACAAGTGGCTGTGATCCAGAAAAAAGGACAAAAGATGGTGCTCCAATTGTTCCATGTGGTCTCATAGCATGGAGTTTGTTcaatgacacatatatctttgcCATTGGAAACAAAAATTTGACCGTGAACAAGAAGGGGATTTCTTGGAAGAGTGACAGGGATCACAAGTTTGGAAAGGATGTCCTTCCAAAGAACTTCCAAAGTGGCCCTCTTATAGGTGGTGGAACACTTGACGCTACAAAACCT TTAAGTGAGCAGGAAGACCTCATTGTCTGGATGCGCACTGCTGCTCTTCCAACATTTAGGAAATTGTATGGGAAGATTGAGCAGGATCTGAATGCGGGTGATGTCATTACTGTTACATTAGAGAACAATTACAACACATACAGTTTCAGTGGCAAGAAGAAATTGGTGCTTTCCACATCAAGTTGGCTTGGTGGAAAAAATGACTTTCTTGGCATTGCTTATCTGGCTGTTGGAGGGTTATGCTTCTTTTTAGCTGTGGCCTTCACTATCGTGTATTTGGTAAAACCTAG
- the LOC103988564 gene encoding dihydroneopterin aldolase 2, whose amino-acid sequence MSLRRSQSSCVPHEHASRPHSGSRVPAPNPIIIASTSEESSTRKEAIYLCRTARRADSNRRFGTGPSMGEPDFVNKDKLILRGLQFHGFHGVKPEEKKLGQKFVVDVDAWLDLTNAGKSDDISDTVSYTDIYRLIKEVVEGPSRNLLESVAHVIANTTFLKFPQISAVRVMVGKPHVAVHGTIDYLGIEILRHRDQGHDKCEPE is encoded by the exons ATGTCCCTGCGGCGCTCTCAATCAAGCTGTGTGCCGCACGAGCACGCGTCTCGGCCCCACTCGGGTTCACGCGTGCCTGCGCCGAACCCCATCATAATCGCCTCCACCTCCGAAGAATCATCGACTCGAAAAGAAGCCATATACCTCTGTCGCACGGCTCGTCGGGCAGACAGCAACAGGCGTTTCGGCACCG GTCCATCCATGGGTGAACCTGATTTTGTCAATAAAGACAAGCTAATATTGAGGGGCTTACAGTTTCATGGATTTCATGGCGTGAAACCAGAGGAAAAGAAGCTAGGACAAAAGTTTGTGGTTGATGTAGATGCCTGGTTAGACTTAACCAATGCTGGTAAATCTGATGATATTTCCGACACTGTCAGCTACACCGATATTTATAG GTTAATTAAGGAAGTTGTGGAGGGTCCATCTCGAAATCTTTTGGAGTCTGTAGCTCATGTGATCGCAAATACCACATTTCTCAAATTCCCTCAAATATCTGCTGTCAGAGTGATGGTTGGGAAGCCTCACGTTGCTGTCCATGGCACCATCGACTATTTAGGCATCGAAATACTTAGACACAGAGATCAAGGTCATGATAAGTGTGAGCCTGAATGA
- the LOC103988565 gene encoding small ribosomal subunit protein mS33 produces MSLKSLLTAAALQGVAEARARIFGHILNPTGKRSPHKILRKKLIGDKVAQWYPYDIKNDDPLVLAREEKQRLAKLEMLKRRGKGPPKKGQGKRATKRNK; encoded by the exons atgagccTGAAGAGCCTGTTGACGGCGGCAGCGCTGCAGGGGGTGGCAGAGGCGCGGGCGAGGATCTTTGGACACATCCTGAACCCGACGGGGAAGCGATCCCCCCACAAGATCCTCCGAAAGAAGCTTATTGGCGACAAGGTCGCTCAGTGGTACCCCTACGACATCAAGAACGACGACCCCCTCGTCCTCGCCCGCGAGGAGAAACA GCGGTTGGCGAAGTTGGAAATGTTGAAGCGTCGTGGGAAGGGACCTCCAAAGAAGGGCCAAGGAAAACGTGCTACTAAGCGCAATAAATAA